The DNA window ACGGCGCAGGCAGAACTGGGTTTCGTCGGTTACTTCCGCTAGAGCATGATGCCGAAAAGTGTGAAGCGGTTTTCGGACGACATCATGCTCTATCTCTTTGATTTAGAGGCGGATTCAGATTTCAGATCGGCATGATCTGAAATCATCCGACTCTAGGCGGAATGCCTGGCCCGCGATGCCGCGAACCGTTCACTCATCCATGCCCCCAACTGTCCGTCGAGCAGCACGATTCCCATCAGCACGAGCCCGTTCGCGAACAGGATTCCCGTCGCGCCCATGCCCATCAAACTCAGTCCGTTGTTCATCACCGTCAGGATCAGCGAGCCGATCAGCACATGCAGCGGCGAGCCGGCTCCGCCCGACAGGGCCACGCCGCCGACGATGGCCGCCGACACCGCCTGCAGCATGAGATTGTTCCCGGTGGTCGCGGCCGCGCTGGCGAGGCTCATCGAGAGAAGGCTGCCTGCGAGGGCGGCGCAAAGGGCCGAGACGATGAAGACGATATAAAGCGACAGCCCGACCTTCGCCCCGCTCGCCGCCGCCACCAGCCGTTTGCTGCCGATGACGCGGATGTCGCGGCCCATCAGCGTGTGGCGCATGAACAGTCCGGCCAGGAGGAAGGCAGCCAGCGTGATCGCGCCACGCCAGGAGAGGACCGTCAGGATCGGGTTGTCGAGGGCAAAGCCCAGGTCGAAATTGTCGGTGCTGATCACCTTGCCGCCGGCAAGCCAGAAGGCAAACCCCGAAAGCGCCATCATCGAGCCGACGGTGACCACCAGCGAGGATACGTTGAAGCGGTTGACGACGAAGGCGTTGGCCGCGCCGATCACCACCGCGAAGGCCAATGCGACACCCATGCCATGGACGAGATTGCTTCCGCCCGCCACCAGCGTCAGCAGGCCGCCGACCGCGACCATGGAGCCGACGCTGAGGTCGAATTCACCGGCGATCATGGTGAGCGACAGGCCGAGCGCCACCAGGCCGAGCAGCGCGAATGACTGCGTCAGCGCGTAGATGTTGCGGCCGCTGATGAAGGCCGGGTTCCACAGCGCGAAGGCGACGACCAGGGCGATCAGGAGCGCGATGCGCAGCAAGGTGGCCGTGGACATGGGCTGTGACTTCCTTGGGGAGGCCATGGTCATTTCCTCCCGCCGAGCGCCAGCGCGCCGAGAATGACCGAGGCGATCACGACCAGGCCTTTCACGATCAGCTGGATTTCCAGCGACAGGCCCTTGAGCAGCAGGATGTTGGTGATGATGGCCAGGAAAACCGCGCCGATGGCCGCGTCGAGGATGCGGCCCTGGCCGCCCTTGATCGCCACCCCGCCGACGAGCACGGCGGCGATGGCGTCGAAATCCAGCCCGGCACCGAGCTTGAGGTTGCCCTGCGCGGCCTGCGAGCCGTAGAGCGCACCGGCAAAGGCCGCGGCCGCCGCCGCCAGCACATAGGCGATCACCAGGGTTCGTCCGACGCGCAGGCCAGTGAAATGCGCGGCCTTCGGATTGAGCCCGATCAGGCGCAATTCGCGGCCGAAGCGGGTCCGCTCGACGATGAAGCTGAAGACGAGCGCCGCAAGCAGGAACAGCACGATCTGGTTGGGGATGCCGGCCGTGCGGCCGATGCCGAGCCAGCTCGCATCGCCTTGCCCGACAATGGTCAGGCCACCCGAATAGAAGGAGCCGGCGCCGGTGATGATCGAAGCCATCGCAATGGTGGTGATGATCGGATTTGTCTTGAAGACACCCACGGCAATGCCCTGGGCAAGTCCGAACAAGGCACCGACCAACACCACCACGACGATGCTCGGGAGGAGACCAAGATGAAGAAAGGAGGCAAACACGATCGTCGAAACAGCGGCCGTCGCGCCCATCGAAAGCATGAAGAGGTTGCCCGAGAGGGTGATGAACGCCATGCCGACGGCAGCGATGCCGACCGCCGATGTCGAATACATGATCGCCGAAATGTTGGCGCTCGACGCAAAGCCGGGCACCGCGGCACTGGCCCAGATGGCCAGAAGGATGGTGCCGATCCATACGGCCGTCGATTGCACACGCTCGGGGCTCAGCAATGCCGCGCCCACCGACTTCATCTCGAGAGCGGCCAAGCCGGAACCTCCGCTTCCTGTCCTTGTTTCGATGCTCATGCCGCCCTCGCCATGCCTGGTCCGCGCAGGACGTCACCCAGGATCGAGTCCATGGCGGTTTCCTCGACCGGCAGATCGTTGACGATCTCGCCGCGAAAAACGGTGATCACGCGCTGCGACAGTTCGCGGATTTCCTCGAGGTCGGTCGAGAAGAACAGGACGACCAGCCCCTGGCGCGCGAGCGCCTGGAGCTCGCGGTAGATCTCGGTCCGCGCCCCCACATCGACGCCGCGCGTCGGCTCGTTGAGAACCAGCACTTTCGGCTCCAGCGCGACGGACTTGGCAATGGCGACCTTCTGCTGGTTGCCGCCCGAAAGCGTCGACGCCGCCGACGGCAGCCGCCGGCCGTCGATCTGGAAACGGCGCGCAAGGTCCAGCGCCCGCTTGCGGGCCTCGCCGAGGGAAAGCACGCCGGCGCGGTTCAGGCGGTCGAGTATGGCGGATGTGAGGTTGACCTCGATCGGCGCGCCGAGGAACAGGCTCTTGCCGCCGCGATCTTCCGGGACATAGGCAATGCCGCGGGCCATCGCCGACGACAGCGAGGTGACGTCGATGGCGGTGCCATTCAGGAACACTGTGCCTTCATGGCGGCTTTCCAACCCTGCCAGCGTCTCGATCAGTGCATTGGCGCCCGATCCAAGCTGGCCGATGACGCCGACGACTTCGCCGGCGCGGAAATCCAGCGTCACCGGCCGGTATTTTCCGGCCACCGCGAGCGCCTTGAGTTCAAGGACCTTGGCGGCCTGCTGGAGATCGGCACGGTCACGCACCGAATGGGCGGATTTTATCTCCCGGCCGATCATCTCGGCGACCAATTCCTCGTTGGTCCACTGCGCCGTCGGTTTGGTCAGAACCCGCTGGCCGTTGCGGAACACGGTGACGCGGTCGGTGAGCGCGAAGATCTCGGGCAGGCGATGGCTGATATAGATGACGGCGGTGCCGTTTTCGCGCAGCCAGCGGACCGTCTTGAAGACGCGCTGGATCTCGGCGTCGGAAAGGCTCGCGGTCGGCTCGTCCAGGATCAGGATGCGGGCGCCGCGCATGACGGCGCGGCAGATTTCGAGCAGCTGCTGTTCGGCGATCGCCAGGCAGCCGGCCTCGATATCGAGCGGCACCTCCGCCAGGCCGAGCTGGTCGAGGGTCTGGCGCGCGCGGGCGGCGTAGCGCTTGCGGATATAGAGCTGGCCGACATCGGGATCGCCCAGAAGAACGTTGTCCAGAACGGACAGATGCGGGATGATCGACAGTTCCTGGTAGACGACCGAGACCTGCCTGACGCTGGTCAGTTGCCCCGGCTTGAGCAGATTGCCATCAACGCGGATCTCTCCTTCGTCCGGGCTCATCAGCCCGGCGATCATCCGCACCAGCGTGCTCTTGCCGGCACCGTTCTCGCCGCACAGCGCATGGATCTCACCGGCTTCGAGATCGAAGTCGACGCCTTTCAGAGCCTGGACTCCTCCGAAGGATTTCCGCAGGCCTCTGACCGTCAGAACGGCTGGCGTCTCCATGATTTCCTCCCACAACCGTTTGAAACGGCGTGAGGGCTACGCTACAGAATGACGGTGGGTGCGATGGCGGCAATTTTGTCCAGATTGGACTAACGGATCTGCAGTGCCGTCGATGTGCCGCGGGGCCTGGTCCAAGACGGCGGCGATCACGCCCACCAGTCCTGCCTGCCGACGCTAGGCCGTCTCACGCGATCAGGTCGGGACCGATCTGGCTGAACGCCGGCATGCCCGCGAGCTTCAGGCCGTTGGCGATGTCGTCCAGCAGGATGTCGAGCACCCTGGCCACGCCGGCTTCGCCGGCCGCCGCTCCAAACAGGGCGGCTCGGCCGATCGCCGCGGCGGCAGCGCCGCGCGCCCTGGCCTTGATCACGTCCATTCCGGTGCGGATGCCCGAATCGATCAGGATCGGAACCTCGGCGGCCACCGCCTGGCGGATGGCGGGCAGCGCATCGATGCTTGATATGGCGCTGTCGAGCTGGCGGCCGCCATGGTTGGAGACCCAGATGCCGTCGGCGCCGGCCGCCACCAGGCCTGCGGCATCGGCGGGGTGCAGGACGCCCTTTACCAGCAGCCGGCCCTTCCACCAGTCGCGGATCCGGCGGAAATCATCCCAGTCGAAACCGGCGTGGAGATTGCTGCCGACACGCGCGGCGATGGTCAACCCGGCGCTGGTGTCGCCAAGATAGCCGCGAACGTTCTCGAACTGGGGCAGCCCGCCGCGCAGCAGGCGCAGCGACCAGCCGGGATGAAGCATGCCTTCCCAGAGATGGCGAGGCGAGGGGCGCAGCGGGATCGATATGCCGTTCCTGATATCCTTTTCGCGTTTTCCCCCGGCCTGCAGGTCGACGGTCACCACCAGCGTCGAATAGCCGAATTCTTCCGCCCGCCGCACAAGCTCGCGGTTGAAGTCGAATTCCCTGAGCACATAGAGCTGAAACCAGAGCGGCCCCTGCACGGCCCTGGCCATGCGTTCGATGCTGGTCGTCGACATGGTGGACAGCGTGTAGGGAATGCCGCGCGCGGTCGCCGCCCTGGCGATGGCGATGTCGGCCCGCGGCCAGACCAGCGCGCATGAGCCCATCGGGCTGATCACCAGTGGTGTGGTGAAGGTTTGCGACCATAGCGATGTGGTCAGGTCCGGCCGCGATACGTCGGTCAACACGCGCGGCAGCAGCCGGATACGCTCGAAATCGGCGCGGTTGGCGCGAAGCGTCAATTCCTGTCCTGCCCCGCCATCGACGAATTCGAAGATCGACTTCGGCAGGCGGCGGCGGGCAAGGGTGCGGAAATCGTCGACTGAAACCCTGCGCGCGAGAGCGCCCATCTCAAACCCCGCCTGTTTCGAGCGTCGTGCCCGTCCGCTTGAGGCGGCCGGCAAGGAGGCTGAGCTCGGCATAGGCCTTGCCGGCGTCCGGATGCCAAGAGCGCACCGCCGCCTCCTGTTGCGCGACGATCGCGAGATCGCCGCGCGCCGCCGGCCCGGTCAGCGCCGCGGCCGGCCCCAGCCTTCCGACATTCTCGGCCGTGGCGGCAAGCAGGCGCGCGTTCAGTTGCCCGATGATTTCCTCTGGAACGCCGGCGCGCGCCCAGGCTTCCCGCGCCACCGCCTGCAGCACCACGGTGAAATTGTTCGAGAACACGGCGGCCGCGTGGTAGATCGCCTTGTGTTGCGAGCTGAGCGGAAACGGCTGGCCGCCAATGTCGCGTATCAGCGCATCGACAACCGTAACAGCCTCGGTATCGCCTTCGACGCCGCAAAGTGTCCCTTCGAACTGTCCGACAGCCCTTGCCGGATCGGCGAATGTCAGCACGGGATGGACGCTAGCCAGATGCCAGCCGAGGGCACGCAAGGGCTGCATCTCGGCCGCCGGCAGGAAGCCGCTGCAATGCACGGCGATGGAGGGCCGGTCCGGGGCCAGTTCCGCAAGCCGGGCCGCCACGTCCGCGATCCGCGTGTCCGACACGGTGAGCAACCAGAGATCGGCCGGTCGCATGTCGGCAAGCGCGGAAACGGCGGTTCCCGCGCCGATGAATTGAACCGCCCGGGAGGCAGCCTCCACGTCGCGGCCTGCAATGTCCTGAACCTCGTGCCCGCCGGCCAGGACGATCCGGCGCATGAGGGTCTGGCCCACCTTGCCGGGCCCAATCAGATTGATCTTGAGCTTCGTCATTTCAGCCTCATTCGACATTGGCCGAAGGCTATAGGATCGGCTTTGGCAAAGCAGGCGCAAACTTGTCCCGGCCAGCGGCTCTGGCGTGAGACCTCACGCCGCGGCCGCGAGCCGGTCGCAGACTGAATGGGTTATCTGGCGGGTGGACGCGCTGCCTTTCAGGTCGGCGCTGAGCAGGCCGCCGGCAAGGCAGGCTTCCGTCACGCTTCGGATGCGCCCGGCTGCCTGGTTGAGCTTCGCGTCGCCATGCTTGTGGCCGAGCCAGTCGAGCATGGAGGCGGCCGACAGGATGGTGCCATAGGGATTGGCGATGCCCTTGCCGGCAATGTCGGGCGCCGAGCCGTGCGCTGCCTGGAAGAAGCCGTTGGCGTCGCCGATCTCGGCCGAGGGCGCCATGCCCATGCCGCCGACGGTGGCGGCGGCAAGGTCGGACAGGATGTCGCCGAACATGTTCTCGCTGACGATGACATTGAAGTGGCCTGGCTTCAGCACGAGGTGCATGGCCATGGCGTCGACCAGCGCATATTCGGTCGCGATGTCGGGATAGTCCTTGGCCACCTCGTCGAAGACCGAGCGGAAAAAGGCATAGCTGCGCAGCACGTTGGCCTTGTCGCAGCAAGTCACCCGGCGCACGCCGTCGCGTGGCGCGCCGTCCGACTGGCGTGCCAGTTCGAAGGCCTTGCGGACGATACGTTCGATGCCGGTGCGGGTCTGCACCAGCGTATCGACCGCGACCTCGCCGCGCAGCCGCGCGCCCGAGCCGCGCGCGGCGTAGAGCCCTTCGCTGTTCTCGCGCAGGATGATGTAGTCGATGTCGCCGGCCTTGACGCCGCGCAAGGGACTCTCAACACCCTCGAAGAGCCTGATGGGGCGGATGTTGGCGTAGAGGTCGAGTTCGAAGCGCAGCTTGAGCGTGAAATCCAGCCCCGCTTCGGTGCCGTCGGGATGGACGACGCCGGGCAGGCCGCCCGCGCCATGCAGGATGGCGTCCGCCGCCCGGCAGGCCAGGAAGGTCGGTTCGGGAAAGCTCTGGCCGGTCTTCAGGAAATGCTCGGCGCCGGCCGGATATTCGCTGAAGCGCAGCGGGCTGTCGGGCCCGAGCGCGGCCTTCACCACCTCGATCGTGGCGGCGCAGACTTCCGGGCCGATGCCGTCGCCATGCACCACGGCGATCTCGTAGATATCCTTCATCGCCAAAACCTCACGGACAACAGTTTCTCAGATGCACTTGCCGCCATCGACGTTGAGGTCGACGCCGGTGATCATGCTGGCCTCGTCCGAGCACAGGAAGGCGGCGGCATTGCCCATGTCCTGGGGCGTCGACAGCCGGCCGATCGGGATGGTGGCGACGACGCGGGCGCGATTCTCCTCGCCGGAGCCGATGAAGGTCGACAGCAGCGGCGTGTCGCCGGCGACCGGGTTGATGGCGTTGACGCGGATGCCGAAGGGGGCGAGTTCCACCGCCATGGCCCGGGTCGCGGCGATCGCCCAGCCCTTGGAGGCGTTGTACCAGGTGAGGTTCGGGCGCGGCGAGACGCCGCCTGTGGAGGCGACGTTGAGGATCGCGCCCGACTTGATGGATTTGAAATGCGGCACCACGGCGCGCGAGCCATTGTAGATCGAGCGCATGTTGACGTTGGCGATCCTGTCGAACAGGCCCTCGTCCATCGTCTCCAGCGGCAAGGGCGGCTGGGCGACGCCGGCATTGTTGACCAGAATGTCGAGGCCGCCAAAGGCCGACCGGGCGAGATCGGCGGCCGCCTCGAAGCTTTCCAGTGTCGAGACGTCACCGGTGATCGGCCGCACCTTTTCGCCGATCTCGCTGGCGACCCTGGCCGCTGCCGCCTCATCACGGTCCATCAGCACGACCAGGGCGCCCTCGGCGACGAATTTCCTGACGATGCCTTCGCCAAATCCCGAACCGCCACCGGTGATGATGGCGACCTTGCCAGCAAGTCTCATATCTGTTCCTCCGTTGCCGGCACCATCGGGGAAGTCGCCGTGATTGCACAGTCCGATTATCTGAACGCCCTTTTAGCTTTCCTTGTTTGAGGTCCCCGGCAGCGGGAGTAATAGTCGCCACGGAATTCGTGAGGAGGACGCGATGACGCTGAATTTCGACCCGAGGGCGAAGGCCACGACGCTCTACCATGGCGAATTCCGGCCGATGTTCATCGGCGGCAAGTGGGTCGCGGCGCAGTCCGGCCAGGAAATGCAGGCGCTCAACCCGGCAACGGGCGAGGTGCTGGCGACGGTGCCGCGCGGCGGCGCGGCCGACATCGATGCCGCGGTCAAGGCGGCACGCGCGGCGTTCGAAGGACCTTGGTCAAAATTCTCGCCCTACGAGCGGCAGTGCGTGCTGCTGCGCATCGCCGATCTGTTCGAGACGCATTGGGAAGAGCTCAGCGTTTCCGACACGCTCGACATGGGCCTGCCGATCACGCGCACGCTGGCCAACCGGCGCCGCGTCATCGGCATGCTGCGCTTCTATGCCGGCATGGCGACAGCGCTGCATGGCGAATCCATCGACAATTCGATCCCAGGCGAGATCGTCTCCTTCACAAGGCGCGAGCCGGTCGGCGTCGTCGGCGCGATCATTCCCTGGAACGCGCCGACCGCCGCCTCGATCTGGAAGATCGCGCCGGCGCTCGCCACCGGCTGCACCATCGTGCTGAAGCCCTCCGAGGATGCGTCGCTGACGCCGCTTTTGATCGCCAGGCTGATGCAGGAAGCCGGCGTGCCCGACGGCGTCGTCAACATCGTCACCGGCACCGGGGCCGAGGCCGGCGCGCGGCTGGCCGAACACCCAGACGTCAACAAGATCGTCTTCACCGGCTCGACGCTGACCGGCCAAGCCATCGCGCGGGCAGGGGTCACCAATCTCAAGCGCGTGTCGCTGGAACTCGGCGGCAAGTCGCCGATCATCGTCTGCCGCGACGCCGACATCGACAAGGCCGTTCCGGTCGCGGCGATGGCGGTGTTCGTGCATTCCGGCCAGATCTGCATCGCCGGCTCGCGGCTGTTCGTGGCGCGCGAGATCCACGACGAGTTCGTGCGCCGGGTGGCCGAATTCGCCAGCAAACTGCGCATAGGCCACGGCATCGAGGCGGAGACCGAAATCGGGCCGCTGATCAATGCCAGGCAGGCCGGCAAGGTGGAGGGCTACATCAAGGCCGG is part of the Mesorhizobium loti genome and encodes:
- a CDS encoding glucose 1-dehydrogenase; its protein translation is MRLAGKVAIITGGGSGFGEGIVRKFVAEGALVVLMDRDEAAAARVASEIGEKVRPITGDVSTLESFEAAADLARSAFGGLDILVNNAGVAQPPLPLETMDEGLFDRIANVNMRSIYNGSRAVVPHFKSIKSGAILNVASTGGVSPRPNLTWYNASKGWAIAATRAMAVELAPFGIRVNAINPVAGDTPLLSTFIGSGEENRARVVATIPIGRLSTPQDMGNAAAFLCSDEASMITGVDLNVDGGKCI
- a CDS encoding sugar ABC transporter ATP-binding protein: METPAVLTVRGLRKSFGGVQALKGVDFDLEAGEIHALCGENGAGKSTLVRMIAGLMSPDEGEIRVDGNLLKPGQLTSVRQVSVVYQELSIIPHLSVLDNVLLGDPDVGQLYIRKRYAARARQTLDQLGLAEVPLDIEAGCLAIAEQQLLEICRAVMRGARILILDEPTASLSDAEIQRVFKTVRWLRENGTAVIYISHRLPEIFALTDRVTVFRNGQRVLTKPTAQWTNEELVAEMIGREIKSAHSVRDRADLQQAAKVLELKALAVAGKYRPVTLDFRAGEVVGVIGQLGSGANALIETLAGLESRHEGTVFLNGTAIDVTSLSSAMARGIAYVPEDRGGKSLFLGAPIEVNLTSAILDRLNRAGVLSLGEARKRALDLARRFQIDGRRLPSAASTLSGGNQQKVAIAKSVALEPKVLVLNEPTRGVDVGARTEIYRELQALARQGLVVLFFSTDLEEIRELSQRVITVFRGEIVNDLPVEETAMDSILGDVLRGPGMARAA
- a CDS encoding ABC transporter permease; amino-acid sequence: MSTATLLRIALLIALVVAFALWNPAFISGRNIYALTQSFALLGLVALGLSLTMIAGEFDLSVGSMVAVGGLLTLVAGGSNLVHGMGVALAFAVVIGAANAFVVNRFNVSSLVVTVGSMMALSGFAFWLAGGKVISTDNFDLGFALDNPILTVLSWRGAITLAAFLLAGLFMRHTLMGRDIRVIGSKRLVAAASGAKVGLSLYIVFIVSALCAALAGSLLSMSLASAAATTGNNLMLQAVSAAIVGGVALSGGAGSPLHVLIGSLILTVMNNGLSLMGMGATGILFANGLVLMGIVLLDGQLGAWMSERFAASRARHSA
- a CDS encoding alpha-hydroxy acid oxidase; translated protein: MGALARRVSVDDFRTLARRRLPKSIFEFVDGGAGQELTLRANRADFERIRLLPRVLTDVSRPDLTTSLWSQTFTTPLVISPMGSCALVWPRADIAIARAATARGIPYTLSTMSTTSIERMARAVQGPLWFQLYVLREFDFNRELVRRAEEFGYSTLVVTVDLQAGGKREKDIRNGISIPLRPSPRHLWEGMLHPGWSLRLLRGGLPQFENVRGYLGDTSAGLTIAARVGSNLHAGFDWDDFRRIRDWWKGRLLVKGVLHPADAAGLVAAGADGIWVSNHGGRQLDSAISSIDALPAIRQAVAAEVPILIDSGIRTGMDVIKARARGAAAAAIGRAALFGAAAGEAGVARVLDILLDDIANGLKLAGMPAFSQIGPDLIA
- a CDS encoding aldehyde dehydrogenase family protein, whose product is MTLNFDPRAKATTLYHGEFRPMFIGGKWVAAQSGQEMQALNPATGEVLATVPRGGAADIDAAVKAARAAFEGPWSKFSPYERQCVLLRIADLFETHWEELSVSDTLDMGLPITRTLANRRRVIGMLRFYAGMATALHGESIDNSIPGEIVSFTRREPVGVVGAIIPWNAPTAASIWKIAPALATGCTIVLKPSEDASLTPLLIARLMQEAGVPDGVVNIVTGTGAEAGARLAEHPDVNKIVFTGSTLTGQAIARAGVTNLKRVSLELGGKSPIIVCRDADIDKAVPVAAMAVFVHSGQICIAGSRLFVAREIHDEFVRRVAEFASKLRIGHGIEAETEIGPLINARQAGKVEGYIKAGSAEGAELVAGGSRLTGELYDGGNFIAPTVFGAVSDKMTIAREEIFGPVISAMPFDTLDEAVTRANATPYGLAAGIFTTHLGTAHKLARRIKAGSVWVNMYHAIDPAVPFGGMKMSGYGREGGIEHLHEYLETKAVWIQTD
- a CDS encoding ABC transporter permease, with amino-acid sequence MAALEMKSVGAALLSPERVQSTAVWIGTILLAIWASAAVPGFASSANISAIMYSTSAVGIAAVGMAFITLSGNLFMLSMGATAAVSTIVFASFLHLGLLPSIVVVVLVGALFGLAQGIAVGVFKTNPIITTIAMASIITGAGSFYSGGLTIVGQGDASWLGIGRTAGIPNQIVLFLLAALVFSFIVERTRFGRELRLIGLNPKAAHFTGLRVGRTLVIAYVLAAAAAAFAGALYGSQAAQGNLKLGAGLDFDAIAAVLVGGVAIKGGQGRILDAAIGAVFLAIITNILLLKGLSLEIQLIVKGLVVIASVILGALALGGRK
- a CDS encoding isocitrate/isopropylmalate dehydrogenase family protein codes for the protein MKDIYEIAVVHGDGIGPEVCAATIEVVKAALGPDSPLRFSEYPAGAEHFLKTGQSFPEPTFLACRAADAILHGAGGLPGVVHPDGTEAGLDFTLKLRFELDLYANIRPIRLFEGVESPLRGVKAGDIDYIILRENSEGLYAARGSGARLRGEVAVDTLVQTRTGIERIVRKAFELARQSDGAPRDGVRRVTCCDKANVLRSYAFFRSVFDEVAKDYPDIATEYALVDAMAMHLVLKPGHFNVIVSENMFGDILSDLAAATVGGMGMAPSAEIGDANGFFQAAHGSAPDIAGKGIANPYGTILSAASMLDWLGHKHGDAKLNQAAGRIRSVTEACLAGGLLSADLKGSASTRQITHSVCDRLAAAA
- a CDS encoding Rossmann-like and DUF2520 domain-containing protein, coding for MTKLKINLIGPGKVGQTLMRRIVLAGGHEVQDIAGRDVEAASRAVQFIGAGTAVSALADMRPADLWLLTVSDTRIADVAARLAELAPDRPSIAVHCSGFLPAAEMQPLRALGWHLASVHPVLTFADPARAVGQFEGTLCGVEGDTEAVTVVDALIRDIGGQPFPLSSQHKAIYHAAAVFSNNFTVVLQAVAREAWARAGVPEEIIGQLNARLLAATAENVGRLGPAAALTGPAARGDLAIVAQQEAAVRSWHPDAGKAYAELSLLAGRLKRTGTTLETGGV